TCCGCATAGAATGATGTTATGAAGATGTTATGgcttaaaatttaaaagtcgCCTCTGCGTTTCAAAGACCCCGTTTagcatatattttactttaaatattttatggtaATTATTCATTTACTTTTCTCTGCTAAGATGCGAATCGGCTATGGAATTAcgaatgtaagaaaatttaataagtattaatgtTCTACGTTGTTGTTGTGTATTCAATAacgtaaagcccgaccagaaatataatgatcattgtcaagggggcgctgttattctcttGTATAGGATGACCGTTCAGTTCCGTATGAAAAATTAAGTTCcagtgaaattccgcaatatggcgcgtgatcatatattactggtcaggctttacccATTCGTAATACAATAACAGTAAGATAACGCTGTTAGTTTATAGACatgattaaatgaataaatataatacattcaATAAAACATAAGCTATTTCACACAGCAGCGGCTAAAACAGTAAACTCTTTGCAATTCGTTCTACTACTCGgcggtagatggcgctgcaaGTACCAACAAAGTTACCATCGTGGTTTCGTTTTTTCATACAGTATAGCGTTATCTAGTGGCAAGTCTCGTtactaaatttgaaataaacTACTTCAATACTATGCTCTGTCTTGCTAGATGGAGTAGGAagagaaaaactaataatatcTCGGTTCACAAATTGTTTGCAACTATGTTTACCAGGCTGAATAACTAAAGTCtgatctttttaaatataatcaatcaatcaatcaaaactttattgataaaatatagttattttacatgtcaactcattatatctatttaataggatggcacattattattttatatatgaaaacattatttacacaaatataattatttcaaagttCATTATTATTACGGGtcgaattattttaacttattttcaaAAGAATtaatcagatttatataatattcaaatataataataatttttaatgaacaaaaatttttttttagtgtaacttatttctatcacatgcatataaatacatataaatattttgttttaagtctaaaataactaaataaatagtttaataaataTCTTTCTCTACTTAATAGCTATTATACTTCGTATTTACATTGATCTTGGGCAAGTAATCAGGTGGTCTCAGATGGCCTAAAGAAATCATTTACAGAGTATAGTGCATCCGTAATCAACTTAAGCTTTAGTTTGTTTTCAAACGTTCTACTACTATTAGACtttcttataatatatcatCCGGTATCGTAATAAGAATAGGTAAGAATGCAAACCCTAtttaattcgttttatttattaagtatatacttGTATTTTATACATACGACTaccttacaaataaaaatttgtttaatccTGACGTAACGgacttacattaaaaaataataataatatgcaaactgatttttaatataagtattttacaaaattaagaAGTATCTTTTTGTTTCTACCACTCATTTATATGTAGATCTCACTAGACCTTTCTGTAAAAAGTCTAACTCATCAAAGCAGAATAATCAGACGTTAACAACCCCGTAATCAAATAAAACGCTGTAACAAGCAAGCTCGTACAATTTGACACACCATTTAACATTTACATAGCACACACGTCTGTTTGTCTGACCATAAACGTCCACGCCCTTAGCTCTGTCCATTACCACCCTGCAAACAACCAGCGTAACTTGACCTTCCTAGACTCCCACACAACGCTCGAAACTAAAGTGATAGAGTATGATACTGAATTCCGATGGATCTCAATAAAGTGGACAAGAAAAGTCCGTACCTATTGGCAGGTGACCACTCTCTCGATTGAATCGTTAAAGTTCTAGGTATACGGGTTTATTCTGTCATAGGATCCGGAGGGGAACTCTCGTTTGAACagaatttatttaggtatatttgaaatgaaaatatcacGAAAATAGGGATTGTAAAAAGAATAACAATCAAGCAAGTCTTTCTACTAACAAACGACTAAATATTCAACAGAAAGTCTGCTTTTGATGGCCAATATGTTGATTATTAAAACTGCGCAAATGTAGTAAAGGATGCAATGAACTGGAGAACTGCTATTTTAAAATTCGCATATAGAGtcaaaaaatacatagcaaataGGAACAAAATGAAGAGACGAAGAGAATCAGTCGCATTGGTGTACAGGAAAACAACCAAATTTTTGTCAACGAACACAGGATTTCTAATGAGGAAAATGTCAAACAGGAGGTATCGGTTGTTAAAAAGAACACAGGACGGCGTCGACCAAAGGGTAGACCACAATCAAAACAAACAAGAAACAATTGATGACAAGGACTTTGGAGAAAGGGAATTAGATTACTACCTTGGAGTCAGCACAAAAGAGACTTTCTGGAGAGATCCAGAAGGAAAAGAACAGATTAGAAAAGACTTCCTTCTTTATCACTGTGGAGTAACGGAAGAAGACTACGAAAAGCTTTACAAGAGAACAGTTTTAAAACCGTCTTACGTGATACAACCGAGACTGAAGCAAGTGCCTTTTAGGATTCATAGAAAAAAGcgtaataatcaaattaaaagaGAGGGAGAGTCGTGGTGTGAAAAAACGGGAATTTTTAAGCTTTTTGGCAATAGAAGGGACAGTGAGGTTTCTACTTCAGATAGCTACAGCGAATGCGAGTCCAGCGAAGACGTCAGAGGAGCTGGAACAAAGAACGACGTATTTACCAGCGACGTGACTAACAGTTTGAGTGCTCTAAATCTGGGTGACAATGAGGTCTGTTAGGATTAACAAagctattattatattgtaaaagCACTGAGTAAAATTAGATTTCTTTGTCCACAGGGTGTTCGGATAAAGGAGGTGTCGGAGGGGCGGCCCTGCGACAACTGCCCAGAGTTATGCCCGGGATTCATTCCTCATGCTTGGAGGTGGGTACATATTTTTAACTCGTTATTATTATCGGactcggacggacggacagcgaagtcccgtttgaccctttgggtacggaaccctaaaaaaacagtaaaagttTCAGGTAAGAGTTTTTGCCTTTTTTGTTCTTAGTTTACGTTATATCAAAAATGTACTCACGTACTAGGTATAAGTATGTAGAAAACCTGCTTGTTTATAGAGGAAGTAAACACTGTCTATTCGTGATGTCCATGTGACCTAGGCCGGGAAATGTATGTAAATGGCCAATGCATAGATGCATACAAATTGCTTCAGCATGATTGGTAAATTACCTCAGTTGTAGGTACCCAGTTGTAAACAAAGCTACAACTGACAATCAACATTTATCTTTGGACATAATAGATTTCTGATATAATTTAACGGTGATATCATTTCGTAACGGCTACCATATTAGGTACACGCCCCTACGTTACACTATTAAcgtaatgttatgttatgtagTGTTATGTATTAGTGGGTTTATCACTAGCTAAAGGATACCTACTTTTTTATCTCGGAAAGATTCCCGTATAAGGACGAAATGGGTGAAAAAAGCACGGGTCTATACGAACGGAGGAAGGAAGACGACGATTATGCGGCCAAAGTCGCAAACAGAACCTAGTATGTCATATTTCATATTCTCTAGCTCATTATAACTAAAACGTAGTAGAAAATAGataatatctacatattatgtgttaatTATGAGTCATAAATAATACGTATTTAATTACACCCGACTGTTCATTTCATTATGTGCGTCCCTTCAAActacatatactcgtaatacAATTCAAAGGTATTTGCTTTAAATATTCAGTACATGCCTTCAACGTTTGTCAATCCGAACTCATTTCGTTATCACTCAGACTGACCGGGTCAACACTAATGATAACTTATCAAGCTTTCATTTTGAGCCTTCTTTAgaaatatttagttaaatacatagtataTATGAGTATTATAAGTTCCTtacaattatttagatataaatattttagagaGATATAATTATTTCAGAGTTTAAATAGTGCCTTCTTACAAATGATAGTACTCGGGTTTTGgagatatttaaatatgaaaatgtatAGATTTACGATGTTTTATTCGAgaaaatttgaaaactttacTACGTAATATCACCCTTTTAATGTgataattaaatgaattaatttctatttaaagttaattattttaatgtaaattaccATCTCAAAAAATATCGGTAACTAAATAATATGTTAGCACCTTATAATATAACTGGCGATCACTGTTAAGCAACCTAGGTTATGGTGACATTCGGTGACGACTGCatcagcattactgttgcattGCAATGTTACTGCTGCAGCGGTTACGCGGACGATGGCAGTATCAATTTCCCGCCTTTAGgcttataagtatttatacatatatcaaaGGGCATATCGTCCGAAGGCGGAAATTAGAATTAGAACTCACTGCATACTAAACGTTTAGTTATACAGTCATAGCATAGTCGCACAGTCCATTTCAGATATGTTTGTACTATACATATGATACGCGTTCGAAATCAATAAACACAAGGAAAATAATCAGCCTTGTGTCTAAGAGGCATAAGGTCACAACCAGCCGCTCAGGCGCTGGACGAAATTTATTCGCCACTGTCACACCAGCCTGCGCACGCGACGCACGCATTGATAAAACATTCGACACAACACAGAAACAAGTCCAGTGTTGAACAAACAATTATAAACCTAGTTGCATTGCTATTAAGGTCGAAACTTCGACAACTCGGCCTCAACGGAGAGCACTTTATAAACATGTGTCTCTCATTGAAGCAATTAGAGTGGGCTGAAGTATGCCGCCGCATATTGGGCGAGAAGGAGCCGACGACAAAAAAGTTCCAGAAATTCCCTTCTAGGGAAAGGAATTTTGCTGTTAGAAGAAAAAAGACGAACAATAACAACACGAGGTTTCACGAGCACTGTGAGGATTGTGCGAGGGTCGCCGAGCGAGAGAACAGGAGATGAAAATCTGTGGAAGTGATAGAAATGACTGGTGAAAATTATGGAAGTGATTATGATCAACGTGGGAATGTAACAACCACGGATATGACGTTA
This portion of the Cydia pomonella isolate Wapato2018A chromosome 7, ilCydPomo1, whole genome shotgun sequence genome encodes:
- the LOC133519790 gene encoding uncharacterized protein LOC133519790, with the translated sequence MNWRTAILKFAYRVKKYIANRNKMKRRRESVALVYRKTTKFLSTNTGFLMRKMSNRRYRLLKRTQDGVDQRVDHNQNKQETIDDKDFGERELDYYLGVSTKETFWRDPEGKEQIRKDFLLYHCGVTEEDYEKLYKRTVLKPSYVIQPRLKQVPFRIHRKKRNNQIKREGESWCEKTGIFKLFGNRRDSEVSTSDSYSECESSEDVRGAGTKNDVFTSDVTNSLSALNLGDNEVC